Proteins encoded by one window of Lepeophtheirus salmonis chromosome 3, UVic_Lsal_1.4, whole genome shotgun sequence:
- the LOC121115337 gene encoding troponin C, isoallergen Bla g 6.0201, with protein MATEINLSKISEVTGLDLLQVESLQKAFEACGQNEETIDTELLVTSIKMLGVNVTKAGVMDAVEESGLDPEAKFNLEQFCFIASRFINEEDVEEMREELKEAFRIYDREGNGYITTGVLKEILKEIDPSLTAEQLEGIIQEVDEDGSGTVDFDEFQEMMMG; from the exons ATGGCTACAGAAATAAATTTGTCTAAAATTTCG gAAGTCACCGGACTGGATCTACTTCAGGTGGAAA GTCTGCAAAAAGCATTCGAAGCCTGCGGTCAAAATGAGGAAACCATTGATACTGAACTCCTCGTAACCTCAATTAAAATGTTGGGAGTGAATGTAACCAAGGCAGGTGTCATGGATGCTGTTGAAGAGAGTGGATTGGATCCTGAAGCAAAATTTAATCTGGAGCAATTTTGCTTTATTGCAAGTCGGTTTATTAATGAGGAGGATGTGGAAGAAATGAGAGAGGAACTCAAGGAAGCATTTCGTATCTATGACAGAGAAG gtaATGGATACATTACTACCGGTGTATTAAAGGAAATCCTAAAAGAGATCGATCCTAGTTTGACGGCCGAGCAGTTGGAAGGCATTATTCAAGAAGTGGATGAGGATGGATCTGGTACGGTGGACTTTGATG aaTTTCAAGAAATGATGATGGgctaa